From one Methanobrevibacter olleyae genomic stretch:
- a CDS encoding DNA polymerase domain-containing protein, which produces MNESPEQIAIENEIKVQKDKFLSYFNASLPNTMELEFEGFYRRGFFVSKKRYAVIEDGKIIAKGLELVRRDWAPIAKKTQEDILMAILKEGDVEKAEKIISKVLKQIKSGNLDRKELIIHTQITKNLDDYKQVGPHVVAAREIEAHGIKVGKGTIVQYIISKGKGSISQRAVPYEYSEGIEYDKEYYIENQLIPAVSRMMEPLGYDKYRLRELSSNERQQSLDAFF; this is translated from the coding sequence ATGAATGAATCTCCAGAACAAATAGCTATTGAAAATGAGATAAAAGTACAAAAAGATAAATTTTTATCTTATTTTAATGCGTCTTTACCTAATACAATGGAATTGGAATTTGAAGGATTCTATAGGCGAGGTTTCTTTGTAAGTAAAAAAAGGTATGCTGTAATTGAAGATGGAAAAATTATTGCAAAAGGTTTAGAGCTTGTTAGGAGAGATTGGGCACCGATAGCTAAAAAAACTCAAGAAGATATCTTAATGGCTATTTTAAAAGAAGGGGATGTTGAAAAAGCTGAAAAAATTATTAGCAAAGTCCTCAAACAGATTAAATCTGGAAATTTAGATAGAAAAGAATTAATCATTCATACACAAATCACTAAAAATCTTGATGATTATAAACAAGTAGGCCCTCATGTAGTAGCTGCTCGAGAAATTGAGGCTCATGGAATTAAAGTAGGGAAAGGAACTATTGTACAATATATAATAAGTAAAGGAAAAGGTTCAATTAGTCAAAGAGCAGTTCCTTATGAATACAGTGAAGGAATCGAATATGATAAAGAGTATTATATTGAAAATCAATTGATTCCTGCTGTTTCAAGAATGATGGAACCTTTAGGTTATGATAAATATAGATTAAGAGAATTATCATCTAATGAAAGGCAACAAAGTTTAGATGCTTTCTTTTAA